Proteins encoded in a region of the Nicotiana tomentosiformis chromosome 9, ASM39032v3, whole genome shotgun sequence genome:
- the LOC104107415 gene encoding protein POLLENLESS 3-LIKE 2-like, translated as MVQEMWNGPPGFRPTKSAPSSPAKPLGISKIRSESFHIIPKVPVGDTPYVRAKNVQLVEKDPERAIPLFWAAINAGDRVDSALKDMAIVMKQQNRAEEAIEAIKSLRSRCSDQAQEALDNILLDLYKRCGRLGDQTTLLRHKLYLIQHGLAFNGKRTKTARSQGKKFQVSVEQEATRLLGNLGWALMQQNNYIEAEDAYRRALVIAPDNNKMCNLGICLMKQGRVNEAKDTLRRVKPAVADGPRGVDSHLKAYERAQQMLRDLESVLLNKGGSRLEQSKLFDAFLSSSAIWQPQPCKEHNTFTNTNSSKYADENMNSNIIANHRVLTKSMQPTVSHENLLNIRAPPFYTSKIVSEPTSSTLMPENLKRTRSGNAAHPMRMTKESKGTVIEQENMTRKQSNSELLPNSKDFEQAIIAAALNSSDEILKPEGGSKDTGILPRKIDKRLKVFQDITLSLSPRA; from the exons ATGGTGCAAGAGATGTGGAATGGACCCCCTGGTTTCAGACCAACAAAATCGGCGCCATCTTCACCGGCAAAGCCTCTTGGAATTTCCAAGATTCGTTCGGAATCCTTTCATATTATTCCCAAAGTACCTGTTGGTGACACCCCTTATGTGAGAGCCAAAAATGTCCAA TTGGTGGAAAAGGATCCAGAAAGGGCAATTCCATTGTTTTGGGCAGCAATAAATGCAGGTGATAGAGTAGATAGTGCACTCAAAGATATGGCAATTGTAATGAAGCAACAAAATAGAGCTGAAGAAGCCATTGAAGCAATTAAATCGTTGCGAAGTCGTTGTTCTGATCAAGCACAAGAAGCTCTTGACAATATCCTACTAGACCTATACAAG AGATGTGGAAGATTGGGTGACCAAACAACATTGTTGAGGCACAAGTTGTACTTGATTCAACATGGCTTGGCCTTCAATGGAAAGCGAACCAAGACGGCGAGATCACAGGGGAAAAAGTTTCAGGTTTCTGTGGAGCAAGAAGCAACTAGATTATTG GGAAATTTAGGGTGGGCATTGATGCAACAAAACAACTACATTGAAGCTGAGGATGCTTATAGAAGAGCACTAGTGATTGCACCAGACAATAACAAGATGTGCAATTTAGGCATATGTTTGATGAAACAAGGAAGAGTTAATGAGGCAAAAGATACACTTAGGAGGGTGAAACCAGCAGTTGCAGACGGCCCGAGAGGCGTTGATTCGCACCTCAAGGCCTACGAGAGAGCACAACAGATGCTCCGCGACCTTGAGTCAGTGCTTTTGAATAAAGGTGGCTCTAGGCTTGAACAAAGCAAGCTTTTTGATGCATTCTTGAGTTCTTCTGCAATATGGCAACCTCAACCTTGCAAAGAACATAACACATTTACTAACACCAACTCATCCAAATATGCTGATGAGAACATGAATTCTAACATTATAGCTAACCATAGGGTTCTTACAAAGAGTATGCAACCAACTGTTTCACACGAAAACTTGCTAAATATTCGCGCTCCTCCATTTTATACATCCAAGATTGTGAGTGAGCCGACGAGTAGTACCCTGATGCCCGAAAATCTTAAGAGAACAAGGTCAGGAAATGCAGCTCACCCCATGAGAATGACTAAAGAGTCCAAAGGGACAGTCATAGAACAAGAAAATATGACGCGAAAGCAGTCAAATTCAGAGTTGTTACCAAATAGCAAGGATTTTGAGCAAGCGATAATTGCTGCAGCTTTGAATTCAAGTGATGAAATATTGAAGCCAGAAGGAGGAAGCAAAGATACTGGAATTCTTCCAAGGAAAATTGACAAAAGATTAAAAGTTTTCCAAGATATTACCTTGTCTTTGAGTCCAAGAGCTTAA
- the LOC104107414 gene encoding rac-like GTP-binding protein RHO1: MSASRFIKCVTVGDGAVGKTCLLISYTSNTFPTDYVPTVFDNFSANVVVNGSTVNLGLWDTAGQEDYNRLRPLSYRGADVFILAFSLISKASYENVSKKWIPELKHYAPGVPIVLVGTKLDLRDDKQFFIDHPGAVPITTAQGEELRKTIGAPAYIECSSKTQQNVKAVFDAAIKVVLQPPKTKKKKGKSQKSCSIL; the protein is encoded by the exons atgagTGCttcaaggtttatcaagtgtgTTACGGTGGGTGATGGTGCTGTTGGCAAAACTTGTCTTTTGATTTCATACACCAGCAATACTTTCCCTACG GATTACGTGCCCACTGTGTTCGACAATTTCAGTGCAAATGTGGTTGTCAATGGGAGCACTGTCAACCTAGGGTTGTGGGATACTGCCG GACAGGAGGATTACAATAGGTTAAGACCTCTGAGTTACCGTGGAGCCGATGTCTTCATTTTGGCATTCTCTCTCATTAGTAAAGCCAGCTATGAGAATGTATCCAAGAAG TGGATTCCTGAGTTGAAGCACTATGCTCCTGGTGTCCCAATAGTTCTTGTTGGAACAAAACTTG ATCTTCGGGATGATAAGCAATTCTTCATAGACCACCCCGGTGCTGTGCCAATTACTACTGCTCAG GGTGAGGAGCTAAGGAAAACTATTGGTGCACCTGCTTACATCGAATGTAGTTCAAAAACACAACAG AATGTGAAAGCAGTCTTTGATGCAGCCATTAAGGTCGTCCTCCAGCCGCctaaaacaaagaaaaagaagggGAAATCTCAAAAGTCCTGCTCGATATTGTGA